A stretch of the Halomonas sp. BDJS001 genome encodes the following:
- a CDS encoding bifunctional protein-serine/threonine kinase/phosphatase — protein sequence MSHAQLLISYGQAFVAPDRRLHRSSMSVRFPEAPLLRAKGGCAVISDSISRNTMAKQAGDISVRGFLADYFSTPDHWDVKTSATRVLRALNSWCYSQSQHVKEGSFVSSMSAMVFRGREAHLFHMGDTLVFRLRGAEFEQLSRDHVTDLGGYRYPSRALGMDGSVDIDYTHIALKQGDLFLFTTQGVRGTLLPSDYVRLIRQDASDLDAACERLANEAKQRAQERGYGGDQFCFQLVRIDELPEEVTEHPGQLYGDLPIPPELAPGERLDGLEILAVLSRTAQSRVYRVRDVHSEREMVMKAPSPELSLRNAYLEHFLLQQWVVERVNSPFVVKVMEPSRPRRYLYYLMQHIEGETLRQWAERHPQASLTQRLDIANQLGKAVQALHHREIIHQQINPDNILIDPHGKLVLTDFSACHMRDGEGHRHSGELLRQIGFNEHTAPEYALGDSIGRRSDQYSLASTTYWLLTGALPYTLTPNRLRSHTDLEELTYRSARTTNPEISPELDDALRRALDPQRALRFRRMSEFLHALRVPLGRLPNREESRQEPRRFWQGVAGILLLLLVLSWLLR from the coding sequence TTGTCGCACGCCCAGTTGCTCATCAGTTATGGTCAAGCGTTTGTCGCGCCCGATCGGCGCCTACACCGCAGCTCAATGTCGGTTCGCTTTCCTGAAGCGCCGCTGCTTCGCGCCAAAGGCGGCTGCGCGGTGATTAGCGACTCCATTTCACGCAATACCATGGCCAAGCAGGCGGGAGATATAAGTGTGCGCGGCTTTCTGGCCGACTACTTTTCTACCCCTGACCACTGGGATGTTAAAACCTCGGCCACCCGCGTACTGCGTGCGCTTAACAGCTGGTGTTACAGCCAAAGCCAGCATGTTAAAGAGGGGAGTTTTGTATCCTCCATGTCGGCCATGGTATTTCGTGGTCGTGAAGCCCACCTTTTCCACATGGGCGATACGCTGGTGTTTCGGTTGCGGGGTGCGGAGTTTGAACAGCTCAGTCGTGACCATGTGACCGATCTCGGCGGTTATCGCTACCCTTCGCGGGCGTTGGGTATGGATGGCAGTGTCGATATTGATTACACCCATATTGCGCTTAAACAGGGCGATCTGTTCCTGTTTACCACCCAGGGGGTGCGCGGCACGCTGCTGCCTTCCGACTATGTGCGCCTGATTCGCCAGGATGCCAGCGACCTGGATGCCGCCTGCGAGCGGCTAGCCAATGAGGCCAAGCAGCGCGCTCAGGAGCGCGGCTACGGCGGCGACCAGTTCTGTTTTCAACTGGTACGCATCGACGAACTACCCGAAGAGGTTACCGAACACCCGGGGCAGCTATACGGCGATCTGCCCATCCCTCCAGAGCTGGCGCCGGGGGAGCGTTTAGACGGCCTGGAGATTCTCGCCGTGCTATCACGCACGGCACAGTCGCGGGTTTATCGCGTCCGCGATGTGCATAGCGAGCGGGAAATGGTCATGAAAGCACCCAGTCCTGAGCTTTCGTTACGTAATGCCTACCTAGAGCACTTTCTACTCCAGCAGTGGGTAGTGGAGCGGGTGAACTCGCCTTTTGTGGTGAAAGTGATGGAGCCTTCCCGGCCGCGACGCTATCTCTACTACTTAATGCAGCACATCGAAGGCGAAACGCTGCGGCAATGGGCGGAGCGCCATCCTCAAGCCAGCTTGACCCAGCGTCTGGATATTGCCAATCAGTTGGGTAAGGCGGTGCAGGCGTTGCATCATCGGGAAATCATTCATCAGCAGATCAATCCCGATAATATTTTGATCGACCCCCACGGCAAGCTAGTGCTCACCGATTTTAGTGCTTGCCATATGCGCGATGGGGAAGGGCACCGCCACTCAGGTGAGTTGCTCAGGCAGATTGGCTTTAACGAACACACCGCACCTGAGTACGCCTTGGGTGATAGCATCGGTCGACGCAGCGATCAGTACTCGCTGGCTTCGACGACTTACTGGCTGTTAACCGGCGCTTTACCCTATACGTTGACGCCCAACCGACTGCGCAGCCATACCGACCTGGAAGAGTTGACCTACCGCAGCGCGCGTACCACCAATCCAGAGATATCACCCGAACTGGACGATGCGTTACGCCGCGCCTTGGATCCCCAACGGGCATTGCGGTTTAGGCGTATGTCCGAGTTTTTGCATGCGCTTAGGGTGCCGCTGGGGCGGCTGCCCAACCGGGAAGAGAGCCGCCAGGAGCCGCGGCGGTTTTGGCAGGGGGTGGCAGGTATATTGCTGTTGCTGCTCGTGCTTTCCTGGCTATTAAGGTAG
- a CDS encoding 6-phosphofructokinase, with the protein MAQHNAFYAQSGGVTAVINASACGVIEACRQAPDQIGKVYAGHNGIIGALTEDLIDVTQESDEAIAALRHTPGGAFGSCRYKLKDIDTHRAQYERLIEVFKAHDIRYFFYNGGGDSADTCLKVSQLSEKLGYPLTAIHVPKTVDNDLPITDNSPGFGSVAKYIATSTLEASLDIASMCATSTKVFVLEVMGRHAGWIAAAGGLAGEAEGEPPHMIIFPEIPFNRKAAMARVEESVKQYGYCVIVVSEGARYEDGTFLADAGNTDAFGHRQLGGVAPTLAGMIKQDLGYKYHWAVADYLQRAARHLASKTDVEQAYAVGREAVTLALAGKNAMMPAIRRISQAPYQWDVISAPLSQVANQEKFMPRDFISENGFAITQACRDYLSPLIQGEDFPPFENGLPKVAKLKLAKAERKLPAFTL; encoded by the coding sequence ATGGCCCAGCATAATGCCTTTTACGCCCAATCAGGTGGCGTCACCGCCGTGATCAACGCCAGCGCCTGCGGCGTTATCGAAGCCTGCCGCCAAGCCCCCGATCAAATTGGCAAGGTTTACGCCGGTCACAACGGCATTATCGGTGCCTTAACGGAAGACCTTATCGACGTTACCCAGGAGAGCGATGAAGCCATTGCCGCCTTGCGCCATACGCCCGGCGGCGCTTTCGGCTCCTGCCGCTATAAGTTAAAAGACATCGATACCCACCGCGCCCAGTACGAGCGCTTGATCGAAGTCTTTAAAGCCCACGATATTCGCTATTTTTTCTACAACGGTGGCGGTGACAGCGCCGACACCTGCTTAAAGGTCTCGCAGCTTTCCGAGAAACTAGGCTATCCGCTGACCGCTATCCACGTACCTAAAACCGTCGATAACGACCTGCCGATTACCGATAACAGCCCGGGCTTTGGCAGTGTGGCTAAGTATATCGCCACTTCGACCCTGGAAGCATCGCTGGATATCGCCTCCATGTGCGCCACCTCTACCAAGGTATTTGTGCTCGAAGTCATGGGCCGCCACGCTGGCTGGATCGCCGCCGCCGGTGGGTTAGCTGGCGAAGCCGAAGGCGAGCCGCCACATATGATTATCTTCCCGGAGATCCCCTTCAACCGTAAAGCGGCGATGGCACGGGTTGAGGAGAGTGTTAAACAGTATGGCTACTGCGTCATCGTGGTCTCTGAGGGCGCTCGCTACGAAGATGGCACCTTCCTGGCCGATGCAGGTAATACCGATGCGTTTGGCCACCGCCAGCTTGGCGGCGTCGCCCCGACGCTCGCCGGCATGATCAAACAGGATTTGGGCTACAAGTACCACTGGGCCGTAGCTGATTACCTCCAACGTGCGGCGCGTCACCTGGCGTCTAAGACCGATGTTGAACAAGCCTATGCGGTGGGTCGCGAAGCAGTTACCTTGGCGCTGGCGGGTAAAAACGCCATGATGCCCGCCATTCGCCGTATCTCTCAGGCGCCCTACCAGTGGGACGTGATCTCTGCCCCACTCTCTCAGGTAGCCAACCAAGAGAAGTTTATGCCCCGTGACTTTATCAGTGAAAACGGCTTTGCCATTACCCAGGCCTGCCGGGACTATCTCTCACCGCTGATTCAGGGCGAGGATTTCCCTCCGTTTGAGAACGGCCTACCCAAAGTCGCCAAACTGAAACTGGCCAAAGCAGAACGCAAGTTGCCTGCTTTTACGCTGTAA
- the rnt gene encoding ribonuclease T, whose product MSEAIARELMAQRFRSYLPVVVDLETGGFNAQGDAVLEIAAVTLTMDPEGNLLPDATYAYHIQPFEGANVEQSALDFTGINLDDPLRRQVALSESEALGEIFRPIRKSIKAHDCTRAILVGHNAAFDQGFLNAAVNRCGIKRNPFHPFSSFDTATLAGLVYGQTVLARACRAAGIEFDNKAAHSARYDTERTAELFCAMVNRYKDLGGWQLAQREQEMDGAD is encoded by the coding sequence ATGAGCGAGGCAATTGCCCGCGAATTAATGGCCCAACGTTTTCGCAGTTACCTGCCCGTGGTCGTTGATTTAGAAACCGGGGGATTTAATGCCCAAGGCGACGCTGTGCTTGAGATAGCCGCCGTCACGCTGACCATGGATCCGGAGGGCAACCTGCTTCCTGATGCCACCTATGCCTACCACATTCAGCCCTTCGAGGGCGCGAATGTAGAGCAGTCCGCGCTCGATTTTACCGGCATCAACCTGGACGACCCTCTGCGTCGCCAGGTAGCGCTGAGCGAGTCGGAAGCACTGGGAGAAATTTTCCGCCCAATTCGTAAATCGATCAAGGCCCACGACTGCACCCGCGCCATTTTAGTCGGCCATAATGCGGCGTTCGATCAGGGTTTCCTGAACGCAGCGGTCAATCGCTGCGGGATTAAGCGCAACCCATTCCACCCATTTTCAAGCTTTGATACCGCCACCCTGGCCGGCCTGGTCTATGGGCAAACAGTACTTGCCAGGGCGTGCCGTGCTGCGGGCATTGAGTTTGATAACAAGGCCGCCCACTCCGCTCGCTATGACACTGAGCGCACTGCCGAGCTGTTTTGCGCCATGGTCAATCGCTATAAAGACCTGGGCGGCTGGCAGCTTGCCCAGCGCGAGCAAGAAATGGACGGTGCGGATTAA
- a CDS encoding argininosuccinate synthase, with product MSDVKKVVLAYSGGLDTSVIVKWLQETYNCEVVTFTADIGQGEEVEPARTKAQALGVKEIYIEDLREEFVRDYVFPMFRANTIYEGEYLLGTSIARPLIAKRLIEIANETGADAISHGATGKGNDQVRFELGGYALKPGVKVIAPWREWDLTSREKLMAYCEEHKIPVDFSNKKKKSPYSMDANLLHISYEGGILEDPWAEAEDDMWRWSVSPEAAPDTPTYVELTYEKGDIVAIDGEPLKAHEVLEKLNKLGGDNGIGRLDIVENRYVGMKSRGCYETPGGTIMLRAHRAIESLTLDREEAHLKDQLMPKYAEVIYNGYWWSPERRMLQAAIDETQKNVSGVVRMKLYKGNAIVVGRKSDESLFDESIATFEDDAGAYDQKDAEGFIKLNALRLRIAAGKGRKQS from the coding sequence ATGTCCGATGTCAAAAAGGTTGTGCTGGCGTATTCAGGCGGCCTGGACACATCCGTTATCGTTAAGTGGTTGCAAGAAACCTACAACTGCGAGGTAGTGACCTTTACTGCCGACATCGGTCAGGGCGAAGAAGTCGAACCGGCGCGAACCAAAGCGCAAGCGCTTGGCGTAAAAGAGATTTACATTGAAGACCTGCGCGAAGAGTTCGTGCGTGATTATGTTTTCCCGATGTTCCGCGCCAACACTATTTATGAGGGCGAGTACCTGCTGGGTACCTCTATCGCTCGCCCGCTGATTGCCAAGCGGTTGATCGAAATTGCCAATGAAACCGGTGCCGACGCTATTTCCCATGGCGCCACGGGTAAAGGCAACGACCAGGTGCGCTTTGAACTTGGTGGCTATGCTCTGAAGCCTGGTGTAAAAGTCATCGCCCCTTGGCGCGAGTGGGACTTGACCTCTCGCGAGAAGCTAATGGCGTATTGCGAAGAGCATAAAATTCCGGTTGATTTCTCTAATAAAAAGAAAAAATCGCCGTACTCAATGGATGCCAACCTGCTGCACATCTCCTACGAAGGCGGCATTCTGGAAGATCCTTGGGCCGAAGCCGAAGACGATATGTGGCGCTGGAGTGTCTCTCCGGAAGCCGCGCCCGATACCCCCACTTACGTTGAGCTAACATATGAAAAGGGCGATATCGTGGCTATCGACGGCGAGCCGCTGAAAGCCCATGAAGTGCTCGAAAAACTCAATAAATTGGGTGGCGACAACGGTATCGGCCGTTTGGATATTGTTGAAAACCGCTATGTGGGCATGAAGTCCCGTGGCTGTTATGAAACGCCAGGGGGCACGATCATGTTACGCGCCCACCGCGCCATTGAGTCACTGACTCTGGATCGCGAAGAAGCCCACCTGAAAGACCAACTGATGCCGAAATACGCTGAAGTGATCTATAACGGTTACTGGTGGAGCCCCGAGCGTCGTATGTTGCAGGCAGCCATTGACGAGACCCAAAAGAATGTATCGGGCGTCGTACGCATGAAGCTCTACAAAGGCAACGCTATCGTGGTGGGGCGTAAGTCTGATGAGTCGCTGTTTGATGAATCAATCGCTACCTTCGAAGATGATGCGGGTGCTTACGACCAGAAAGATGCCGAAGGATTTATTAAGCTAAACGCGCTGCGGTTGCGCATTGCCGCCGGTAAAGGGCGTAAACAGAGCTAA
- a CDS encoding HlyU family transcriptional regulator encodes MLSGLFGSDRRADSGVTTNAAEPVEYKGYEIISQPDNQSGQYRVSGWIRKPDASGETLEHRFERSDMLPGREACDAMMVTKAQRYIDEVGEAMFAPDPRRAGESE; translated from the coding sequence ATACTTTCCGGTCTCTTTGGCAGTGATCGTCGAGCTGATTCAGGCGTTACCACTAACGCTGCTGAGCCTGTGGAGTACAAAGGATACGAGATTATTTCTCAGCCAGATAACCAGAGCGGTCAGTACCGTGTTAGCGGTTGGATTCGTAAGCCCGACGCCAGTGGCGAGACCCTTGAACATCGCTTTGAGCGTTCCGATATGCTCCCAGGGCGAGAAGCCTGTGATGCCATGATGGTCACTAAAGCGCAGCGCTATATTGATGAAGTGGGTGAGGCGATGTTTGCGCCAGACCCGCGTAGGGCAGGCGAGAGCGAGTAG
- a CDS encoding DUF294 nucleotidyltransferase-like domain-containing protein has protein sequence MRLLHQASPWRSLFHEDGTLNTSAVNAPLEQLFSKLFSTFLSPQTSLADAYAWQLPLVETLGHYDLPAWRISQIISDHNALLYRQAIAQSLDEMQAQGWGAPPVDYCVLLLGSAARFESLLGPDQDNALIIDDYPDHRHVEIDGYFQALGERFTQRLDEAGIPLCKGHVMARWPMWRKRLGEWQAQLEIWSADRQVKRVQQTNILLDFAPVAGNPALAGQLGKRIASILPKASLFMDEMMALLDELPVALDRFGRLASSPSLNAPHEQAINLKQQALLPLISAARLLCLRHGREEIATRDRLIALSHSTNALTSAESELLVAAFERLQQRLLDQQRYNKARGQAADGWVDLRRLREDERLLLKFDLQQIKRLSSAAQSGV, from the coding sequence ATGCGCTTATTACACCAAGCCTCACCTTGGCGCTCTCTATTCCATGAGGATGGAACACTCAATACCTCGGCGGTTAATGCGCCGTTAGAGCAGCTCTTCTCGAAACTCTTCTCGACATTCCTCTCGCCGCAAACCTCGTTAGCTGATGCCTATGCGTGGCAACTGCCGCTGGTGGAGACGTTGGGGCATTACGATCTCCCTGCCTGGCGTATTAGTCAGATCATCAGTGACCACAATGCATTACTCTACCGTCAGGCAATAGCACAGTCCCTGGACGAGATGCAGGCCCAAGGCTGGGGAGCTCCGCCAGTCGACTACTGCGTGCTACTACTAGGTTCTGCCGCGCGCTTCGAGAGCCTGCTAGGCCCCGACCAGGATAACGCGCTGATTATTGACGATTACCCTGACCACCGCCACGTGGAGATCGACGGCTATTTCCAAGCCTTGGGTGAGCGGTTTACCCAGCGCCTGGATGAGGCGGGTATACCGCTCTGCAAGGGGCATGTCATGGCTCGTTGGCCGATGTGGCGAAAACGGCTTGGCGAATGGCAAGCACAGCTTGAGATATGGAGCGCTGACCGCCAGGTTAAACGCGTTCAGCAGACCAATATTCTGCTTGATTTTGCCCCGGTAGCCGGTAATCCCGCGCTTGCTGGGCAGTTGGGTAAGCGTATCGCTTCGATACTTCCCAAAGCGTCACTGTTTATGGATGAAATGATGGCGCTACTGGATGAGCTGCCGGTGGCTCTGGATCGTTTCGGGCGGCTCGCTTCAAGCCCCAGCCTGAACGCCCCCCACGAGCAAGCCATTAATCTTAAGCAGCAAGCTTTGTTGCCCTTGATTAGCGCTGCACGCTTGCTCTGCCTGCGGCACGGGCGGGAGGAAATAGCCACTCGTGATCGCTTGATCGCGCTCAGTCACTCAACGAATGCGCTAACGTCGGCTGAATCGGAGCTGCTTGTTGCCGCTTTTGAGCGCCTGCAACAGCGCCTATTGGATCAGCAGCGGTATAACAAAGCCCGTGGTCAAGCCGCAGATGGCTGGGTTGACCTGCGGCGGCTGCGCGAAGATGAGCGACTGTTATTGAAGTTTGACCTGCAGCAGATCAAGCGTTTGAGTTCTGCTGCTCAAAGCGGGGTGTGA
- a CDS encoding EAL and HDOD domain-containing protein: MDEPMNNECHLSPEANTNEYTIAIQPIVDAQLRHVADELLYRANETNQTANVFDNVQATARACAIAVYEIGLDKLCGSRQLFINASAEWLTNPDLTGLPSQQIVIEVLEDTPPTKEVIDALHYIKNQGYKLALDDFVLDEHNHAFLPFCDIVKFDISDSIPKKLIKKLHKEGVTLLAERVETQEEFNQCKALGFTLFQGYFYERPKTQPTQTARLSTSRANQMQLLSALYSDNVRLSEISTLVARDPYLLSAIFKRANSAEKGSRRPTTKLIDCLHIIGLRELRTLVTIVMLANNSPVSKLNLIKGLTRAFACEMMADQRRLDEQESFIAGLFSLMPTILGISSELMNSEIRLGRLIEDAINQRTGSLGKLLDDVEAAERQFSAVDFPPDIMLQAASKARSLVYTDAS, from the coding sequence GTGGATGAGCCGATGAACAATGAGTGTCACCTTTCTCCAGAAGCGAACACCAATGAGTACACTATTGCGATTCAGCCAATAGTTGATGCTCAGCTACGACATGTCGCCGATGAACTTCTTTACCGTGCTAATGAAACAAATCAGACCGCCAATGTTTTTGATAATGTTCAAGCCACTGCCAGAGCGTGTGCTATTGCTGTCTATGAAATTGGTCTTGATAAACTTTGCGGCTCACGCCAGTTGTTTATTAACGCTTCCGCGGAGTGGCTCACCAACCCAGATCTGACTGGACTGCCTAGTCAGCAAATAGTTATTGAGGTTCTCGAAGATACCCCTCCTACTAAAGAAGTTATTGATGCCTTGCACTACATTAAAAACCAAGGCTATAAATTAGCACTAGATGATTTTGTTTTAGATGAACATAACCACGCTTTTCTACCCTTCTGTGACATCGTCAAGTTTGATATCTCCGATAGCATACCCAAAAAACTTATAAAAAAGCTGCATAAAGAAGGGGTTACGCTTTTGGCGGAACGTGTTGAAACGCAGGAGGAGTTTAACCAGTGTAAAGCGCTTGGTTTTACTCTTTTCCAGGGCTATTTTTATGAACGCCCCAAAACCCAACCTACGCAAACGGCTCGTCTCTCAACGTCACGCGCCAACCAAATGCAGTTACTCTCCGCACTGTATAGTGACAACGTACGTCTCTCTGAAATCAGTACGTTAGTGGCTAGGGATCCATACTTACTGAGCGCAATATTCAAGCGCGCTAATTCTGCAGAGAAGGGTTCACGCCGCCCTACGACTAAGCTGATCGATTGTTTACATATTATAGGACTGAGGGAGCTACGTACCCTGGTCACCATAGTAATGCTCGCCAACAACAGCCCTGTTAGCAAACTCAACCTTATCAAGGGATTAACTCGTGCATTTGCATGTGAAATGATGGCTGACCAACGTCGACTTGATGAGCAGGAAAGCTTTATTGCCGGTTTATTCTCGCTCATGCCCACTATTCTCGGTATTAGTTCAGAGCTCATGAATAGTGAAATCAGGCTTGGTAGGCTTATAGAAGATGCCATCAATCAACGCACAGGTTCATTAGGTAAGTTACTCGATGATGTGGAGGCAGCGGAGAGGCAGTTTTCTGCCGTTGATTTTCCGCCCGACATCATGCTTCAAGCAGCCTCTAAAGCTCGCTCACTGGTGTATACCGATGCAAGCTGA
- a CDS encoding sensor histidine kinase — translation MRSEAIILGAAFGYLALLFVVAAWGDRRAEQGRSIIGSPTVYALSIAVYCTAWTFYGSVGRAAEYGPSFLLIYLGPTLAMLLAPFVIRKMVRIAARQRITSIADFISARYGKSTSLGALVALMALISITPYIALQLKAITVSHAVLINYPHAADTTLVDEHFWMDKSLWVALVLAVFIILFGTRHLDASERHEGMVAAIAVESIVKLVAFMAVGVFVVFVMFEGPAALFEQVAATPALVDSMRLDRVPGGVTGWVGMLVLAFLAFLTLPRQFQVLVVENVDEQHLTRASWLFPLYMLLINLFVIPIALAGLLLGVSAGDPDSFVLTLPLSAGLEGLPLLVFIGGLSAATGMVIVETIALSTMVSNQLVMPLLLRSRRLHLSTKGELAGWLLGIRRIAIVLILLLGYLYHALIGDSYSLVTIGLVSFAGAAQFAPSLLIGLYWRGATRQGATVGLIAGFLIWCYTLLLPGFAQSGWLDASLLTEGLWGIAWLMPYGLFGLENWDVYTHSLLWSMLANVGLLVGVSLFTRPTPLEQTQAALFTEAMHPNLQTTSLSTSLWRGQTTQGALKELLVRYLGAQTTRRVFSHSGSKSTYAADEPATAELITRAEQALAGALGSSSARVLINSVVRGEALDIESILSILDTTSQTLEYNRRLEQKSQELVHIGEELRSANERLRELDRLKDEFVAMVSHELRTPLTSIRAFAEILRDSGQLPDEKRQHFLGVIVHESQRLSRLIEEILDLARLESGRLTLNPVPLDLADLARHSIDAIAHLHEERGIALDVSLEADPAMVVGDHDRLEQVIINLLDNAGKFADREQPRVRLTLYRHRRHFRLSVEDNGAGISEDERERVFEKFHQIQQDDNIPRGRPRGSGLGLPISRGIIAHLGGRLWVEDAKTLGGACLTLELPAAPVT, via the coding sequence ATGCGTAGTGAGGCGATCATCCTCGGGGCCGCCTTTGGTTACTTGGCGCTGCTGTTTGTGGTCGCCGCCTGGGGTGACCGACGAGCGGAGCAGGGTCGTTCCATCATTGGCTCGCCGACGGTCTATGCCCTCTCTATTGCGGTTTACTGCACGGCCTGGACCTTCTACGGCAGCGTAGGGCGCGCCGCCGAATACGGCCCCAGCTTTTTACTTATCTACCTGGGGCCGACGCTGGCGATGCTGCTGGCCCCTTTTGTTATCCGCAAGATGGTGCGCATCGCCGCACGGCAGCGGATCACCTCCATTGCCGACTTTATCAGCGCCCGCTACGGCAAGAGCACTAGTTTAGGCGCCCTGGTGGCGCTTATGGCGCTGATTAGCATCACCCCCTACATTGCTCTGCAGTTAAAAGCCATTACCGTTAGCCATGCGGTACTGATCAATTACCCACACGCAGCCGACACAACCTTGGTGGACGAACACTTCTGGATGGATAAATCCCTCTGGGTCGCGCTGGTATTGGCAGTGTTTATTATTCTGTTCGGCACCCGCCATCTGGATGCCAGCGAACGCCATGAAGGGATGGTGGCGGCGATTGCGGTGGAATCGATAGTCAAACTGGTAGCCTTTATGGCCGTTGGGGTCTTTGTCGTATTTGTGATGTTTGAAGGCCCCGCCGCACTGTTTGAACAGGTAGCGGCCACGCCTGCCCTTGTCGATAGCATGCGATTGGATCGCGTGCCTGGTGGTGTCACCGGTTGGGTGGGCATGCTAGTTCTAGCCTTTCTGGCCTTTTTAACCCTACCCCGGCAGTTCCAGGTATTGGTGGTAGAGAATGTCGACGAGCAACATTTAACACGAGCAAGCTGGCTTTTCCCCCTCTACATGCTGCTGATTAATCTGTTCGTTATTCCCATTGCACTGGCAGGCCTGCTGCTAGGCGTAAGCGCGGGCGACCCGGACAGCTTCGTGCTAACACTGCCACTCTCCGCCGGTTTGGAAGGCCTGCCGCTACTGGTCTTTATTGGTGGCCTCTCGGCGGCGACAGGTATGGTGATTGTCGAGACCATCGCGCTCTCCACCATGGTGAGCAATCAACTGGTGATGCCCCTGCTGCTGCGTTCTCGTCGTCTACACCTAAGCACCAAAGGGGAGCTTGCCGGTTGGCTACTGGGTATTCGCCGCATCGCTATCGTGCTGATCCTGCTGCTCGGCTATCTCTACCATGCGCTGATTGGTGACTCCTATAGTTTAGTGACGATTGGGCTGGTCTCCTTTGCCGGGGCGGCCCAGTTCGCCCCATCGCTGTTGATTGGCCTCTATTGGCGCGGCGCAACGCGACAAGGCGCCACCGTTGGTTTAATCGCCGGTTTTTTGATCTGGTGTTATACGCTGCTGCTACCCGGGTTTGCCCAGTCCGGCTGGTTAGACGCATCGCTGCTAACTGAAGGCCTCTGGGGAATTGCCTGGTTGATGCCCTATGGCTTATTCGGCCTGGAGAACTGGGATGTTTATACCCATTCGCTGCTCTGGAGCATGCTGGCCAACGTGGGGCTATTGGTGGGTGTCTCGCTGTTTACCCGACCTACACCCCTTGAGCAGACCCAGGCGGCGCTGTTCACGGAGGCGATGCACCCCAACCTGCAAACCACCTCGCTATCTACCTCACTATGGCGCGGGCAAACCACCCAGGGGGCACTCAAAGAGCTGCTTGTTCGCTATTTGGGTGCCCAGACCACCCGCCGCGTGTTTAGCCATAGCGGTAGCAAAAGTACCTATGCAGCGGATGAGCCCGCCACCGCCGAGCTGATTACCCGCGCCGAACAGGCACTGGCGGGCGCGCTGGGCAGCTCATCAGCACGCGTTCTGATCAATTCGGTGGTACGCGGCGAAGCGCTGGATATTGAGTCGATTCTGAGCATACTGGATACGACCTCACAAACCCTGGAGTACAACCGCCGCTTAGAGCAGAAGTCCCAGGAGCTGGTACACATCGGCGAAGAGTTGCGTAGCGCCAATGAGCGGCTGCGTGAGCTGGATCGCCTGAAAGATGAGTTTGTGGCCATGGTCAGCCACGAACTACGCACGCCGCTCACCTCCATTCGCGCCTTTGCGGAAATTCTGCGCGATAGCGGACAACTACCCGACGAAAAGCGCCAGCACTTTCTGGGCGTTATCGTCCACGAAAGCCAGCGGCTGTCACGTTTAATCGAAGAGATTCTGGATCTCGCCCGTCTGGAGAGTGGTCGCTTAACGCTTAACCCCGTGCCCCTCGACCTTGCCGATCTGGCACGGCATAGCATTGACGCCATTGCGCATCTGCATGAGGAGCGCGGCATTGCGTTAGACGTTAGCCTGGAAGCGGATCCCGCCATGGTGGTGGGCGACCATGATCGCTTGGAGCAGGTGATTATTAACCTGCTTGATAACGCAGGTAAATTTGCTGACCGCGAGCAGCCCAGAGTGCGCCTCACACTCTATCGCCACCGCCGCCATTTCCGGCTAAGTGTGGAGGATAACGGTGCGGGTATTAGCGAAGACGAGCGTGAGCGGGTGTTTGAAAAATTCCATCAAATACAACAGGACGATAATATTCCACGAGGTCGGCCAAGAGGCAGCGGCTTAGGTTTACCGATTAGTCGCGGCATTATCGCCCACCTGGGTGGGCGGCTCTGGGTTGAAGATGCCAAAACCTTAGGCGGCGCCTGTTTAACGCTGGAACTCCCCGCCGCACCAGTAACGTAA